In the Elizabethkingia bruuniana genome, TTACAGCACTTATGGTAGGTACCTGTGTTGCTTTTTCAGGAGCCATAGGATTTGTAGGACTCATTGTACCATATATCCTCAGGCTGCTGTTTAAATCCAATTACTACTTTATATTGCCATTGTCAGCGGTATTCGGAGCGGTATTGTTATTGGTAGCCGATACATTCAGCAGAAGTATAGTAGCACCTTCGGAGCTGCCAATCGGAATTCTGACGGCGCTAATGGGAGGACCTATTTTTATTGCAATTTTAATGAAACATAAAAAGTCTTTATAATGATAAAAGCGCATCATATCAGTTATCTGCATAAGAAATTCCATATTCTGGACGGCGTAGATGTGTCAGTAGAATATGGAGAATTTTTAGCTATTGTCGGACCCAACGGAGCCGGAAAATCAAGCCTTCTGAGTGTTCTGGCCAATGAAGTGAAGCAAGATAAAAAACAGCAGATTTTATTTAAAGGCAAACTTATTTCTGATTGGGGAATCCAGGAAATATCAAAACATAAAGCCAAGTTTTCCCAGCATAACAGTAACGATATTCCTTTGCAGGTAAAAGATGTTGTAATGATGGGACGCTACCCGTATTTCGATGGTCAGCCTAAAAAAGAAGACTGGGAAGCGATGAGCAAAATGCTGCTGGAAACAGATATTGTTCATCTTAAAGACAGAGACTACAATACCCTGTCGGGTGGAGAAAAACAAAGAGTACATCTTTCCCGGGTAATGGCACAACTTGAAAATGAAGTAGCCCACAAGCTTTTATTTCTGGATGAGCCTCTGAATAATCTGGACATAAAATATCAGTACCGTGCATTGGAAAGCATTAAGAATTTTACCAAACGAGCCAATTCAGCTATTGTAGTATTACACGATCTGAATCTTGCGGCTCAGTTTGCGGATAAAATCTTACTGATGAAAAACGGAAGAGTAGCTGCCTGTGGTAAACCTAATGAGGTTTTCACAAAGGAAAGAATAAGTGATACTTATAATTTTCCGTGTAGTATATGTAAAAACCCGATAAATGACACACCAATGATTATTTTTGGATAACTATGAATACAGAAGATCTGAAATTACTGGCCAAAAATCTGGCCAATCCTGAAGGCGAGAAAGGGATAGAAATAGCTGAAATGATGGATACAACCAATATTTCTATGACTATGGAAAGTATTGCAGCTTTAGAGCTCGATGATTCTGATAGAATATTAGAGATAGGACATGGTAATGCCGGACATCTGAAACAGTTACTAAAATTAGCTGATGATCTTAACTATACGGGATTAGATATCTCCGAAACGATGAGGGATCAAGCTTTACGGAAAAATATAAAATTTGAAAACCAATCGCAGTTTTTTGTTTATGACGGACAAAATATACCTTTTGTTGAACAGAGTTTTGATAAAATTTTCACAGTAAATACTTTGTATTTCTGGAAAGAACCACAAGCTTTCCTAGAAGAAATTTACAGGGTACTGAGAAACAACGGAACATTTGTTCTTACTTTCGGGCATAAAGATTTTATGAGCAATTTGCCATTTACCCAATATGGCTTTCAGCTTTATCATACTGAAGATGTTGAAAAGCTTATTGCTAAAAGTCAATTTGTACAGGTAAAACTGTTGCAGAAAGAAGAATGGATACCCGGTAAAACAGGAGATGGTCCTGTTAAAAGAAACTATACAATATTAACCTTAAAAAAATAATATAATGAATACATTAGTCGGAGATTTAAAAGAAAAGTGGACCCAACTGAAAGCAGAAACACCACATCTTAGAATCAGAAATGCAGCAGAACAATTAGGGGTTAGCGAAGCCGATTTACTGGTAACCAATATAGGTGAAGGTGTTACGGTTCTGAATCCTGATTTTGCAGGAATTTTAACCGATGTTGAACAGCTGGGAAAAGTAATGGCTTTAACCAGAAACGATGAATGTGTACACGAAAGAAAAGGAACTTATCTGAATGGCGATTTCAGCAGTCCGCATGCACAATTATTTGTTGGTGAAGATATTGACCTTAGAATATTCCTGAACTCATGGAAGCATGCTTTTGCAGTAGTAGAAGGAGATAAGAAAAGTTTACAATTCTTTGGTAAAGACGGACTGGCACTTCACAAAATATATTTAACAAAAGACAGCAATGCAGATGCTTTCGATACTATTACAGACAAGTATAAAGCAGATGTACAGAATCAGGAGTTTGTATTTGAAGCATTAGCGCCAAAAGCAGCTGAAAAACCGGATACTGATATCGATGTGGAAGCTTTCCGTAAAGAATGGTCTGAGCTGAAAGATACTCATGATTTCTTTGCGATGACAAGAAAATATGGTGTGACAAGAACACAGGCATTACGTCTGGCTTCAGATGAATTTGTAACGAAGATTGATCCTAAAAAAGTCGTAACCTTACTGGAAACTGCATCTGAAAGAAAATTGCCGATAATGGTGTTTGTAGGAAATCGCGGGATTATCCAGATCCATACAGGAGAAGTAAACAAAGTATTGTGGTACAATACCTGGATCAATGTAATGGATCCTGACTTCAATCTTCATCTGGATACCGAAAAAATTGCCGAAGCATGGGTGGTGAAGAAACCTACGGAGGACGGTTTGGTACATGCAGTGGAGGTATTCAATAAAGATGGTGAATTCATTGCACAGTTCTTCGGAAAAAGAAAACCGGGAATCCCTGAATTACAAGAGTGGAAAGACCTTGTAGCTGAACTAGAAAAATAAAATATCTAAGCTAAATTTAAATGTTGAGGCCGTTGAGAATCATTGCATTTCAAAGCGGCCTTTTTTATTGTAAATTGGTATTTAAATTATACTTTTATTTAAGAGATGAGAAAATTACTTTTTGCCTTTGCGATGCTCTGTATCAGTGGAATAAAAGCACAGCAATTCGATGCTTATAAGTTTTATAATAAAAAAGGAAAAGCTGTAAAGGCTGAGAAAATTGTCAAACAGCTATCCGATTACGATGTGGTATTGTTTGGCGAATTACATAACAATTCCATCGTTCACTGGTTACAGTTGAAGTTTACAGAAGCTTTGTATCAGCAGAAAAATAACCAGCTGATTTTGGGGGCTGAGATGTTTGAAAGAGATAACCAGCCACAGCTGGATCGTTATTTGTCTGGTAAATTGGACCCTAAGAGTATGAAAGACTCTGTCCGTTTGTGGAATAACTATATTACAGATTACAAACCGCTTTTAGACTTTGCAAAAGCTAAAAACCTGAAATTTATAGCCGGCAATATTCCGAGAAAGTACGCTTCTCAGGTAGCGAAACAAGGACTGGAATCATTGAATACGTTGGATGCTAAGGAGAAAACTTATATGGCAGCTTTGCCTGTAAAGGTAACATTGGATACACCAGGGTATAAGGAAATGAAAACCATGATGGGAGACCATGCTGATGATCTGAAAGTCATGAATTTTATTTCTGCTCAGGCTGTAAAAGATGCTACAATGGCCGAGTCAATTATTAAGAATTTAGAACCCGGAAAAACTTTTATTCACTACAATGGAAATTATCACAGCAAAGAGTATGGAGGCATTTACTGGTATCTGAAACAAAGAAATCCTAATCTAAAGATTGCTGTGATTTCTGTTTTTGAATCAGAAACTCCAAAATTGTCTGTACCTGAAAAAGATTATATCCCCACAGATTTTAACCTGATTGTTCCCGCAGATATGACGAAGACCTATTAGGAGTTACTCACCTTTATAGCTCATAGAATAAATAAAACAAAAAAACTCATAGGCTATACGGCCTGTGAGTTTTTTACTTCTAATGCCTCGTAGGTCTCCCATATCTATGAGGTTTGTTATATCCTTATATATAATCAGTGTCACTCTGAGCGAAGTCGAAGAGCCATTATAGATATTATACTCCTGTTTATATTTAAAACATACAGGAGGCACGGGTGTGACGCCCGCGACAACTTTAGTTTTTTATTTTAATAACTTTTCAGTTTTTGTTAAAAAAAATCCAATAGCTTCCTCAGCATCTATATTCATTCTGTCAGCTAAAATAATCAACCACCAGATACATTCGCCTAATTTATGTTCGAGTTCTGTGTCTGTATTCTTTGCAATCCAGCGCTTTTGTTGAGACATAGTGTGACGTCCGACTAAACCGGCATCTGTCAAAAATGCTAATGCATCTTCCTCAATAGTCCATTCACTACCATGATTTTGTCTTTCCAATTGATGGTAACTTTCCCGTATTTTTTTCGAACGTTCAATAATTTCCTTAAAGTTAATATTTGCCATTTTATAATTTTTTTATGATAGAACTTTCATAAAATTATATAAATAATATGAAGCATAATAATTTTTATTATTCTAACCTTATCCGGACGTTATACTACTGAATAAGCTGTGCGTCTACACTTTTAACAGAGCTTAGAATAGTATTGATATCATCCACAGTAATCGAATTAATTAATGATTTATAATTCTCCAAATCTTCAATATTAAGCTGATCTATACAGCTTTGAACAATTTCCTTTTCTTTTGAATAAGGATCATTTATTTTTTCGGTCATAGAAATCAGAAAAGCTTTCTTGCTATTCTCTAATGCATGAGCGTCAGCAGAATCTTTCATGAGGTTTAAGAACAGATTTTTCAGAAACGGGATATCTTCTTTTTCGCTTCGGAATTTTACGATAAAAGAAACTGAAGGAACAGGGTAAGTTTTGTACTCACAACTGACAGATGGTGAATAAACCTTCCCATACTTATTTCTTGCTGTTTCAAAAAAACGGGCTTGCAATAATTCCTTTGCAAGTTGTATGGCATATATGTTTTTTGCAGAGGGAATAACTGGTGATTTGGTAATCAATGTAACGTCTTTTCTTGTCTGGTTTTCAGGTGCGAAATCTTTATTCAAAATAGCAGGGGAGCTGTCTGACTGCCATTGCAGTATCTGATGATCGGGTTTATAAGCTCCAAAATATTTTGTGACTAAATCCTTTGTCTGGTGTATATTAAAGTTTCCCGAGATCAGAACGGCTCGGTTGTTAGTATTCCGGAATACCTGATCATAAAATGCAAATAGCTTCTTAATATCGAGTTTTTTTAGTTCCTGCTTTGTAAGGTTTTTATTTTCAGTGTTTCTGTAGTTGCCCAGAAACAATTCTTCTGCCTGCTGAAACCTGGCATATTCATTTTCTGAAACCTGTTCTTCCTTATCATCTTCCAGGAGTTTTTGTTTAATATCATCTTTGAAATCTTCAATAGGCAATACATAATTGTATACTGAATGGTACAATAATTTGAATGCCAATTCCATATTCTCATCCGGAGCAGTTATCCGGATTTCATTAGAATAACTGCCAATATAAGAAGAATATGAGATGCTATTCTGAGACAAAATATCAGAAAGAATATTGTATTTGTAAGATTTAATCCCAATCTGATTAGCATAATAATTCAGATCCTTGTAGAATGGATATTTGTGATCCGAAAGCTGCGAAAATCCGCCTCTTCCATAGTATATAATCGTATTTTTCTCTGCTTTGCTGTCAGGTGCCAGTATAACATCAATTCCGTTGGAAAGTTTTATTAGAGAGACATTCAGCTGATTTAATTGTTTTTCACTAATGACTCCGGCAAAAAGTTTTTTTGGAGATTCTATTTTATAATGGATTAGGGGAGCTTCTTTTAAAACCTCTTCTTTTGCAGTTTCCTGATATTGTATTTTCAAGCCGGATTTTATTCCTGTCTGAAAGCTTTCGGTTAGTTCCTGTTCTGTGATTTTAGATAAACCTGAAGGTGTCTGAATCAGATTGAAATGTGGCTCTTCAGATAATAAAGAAGAATATGACCTTATCGCTTCTTCTTTTAGTTCATTCAGAATTTTTTGCACGAGAAATCCGCTTTCGGAGGGAAGGACATACTTGTGCCTGCCTATTATATCTTCGTAATATACAGCAATATCTTTGGCACTGGTTGGCACTGGAGTAAAAGTATTTTTAATTACTTTTTGCTTTATGGTGTCGAACAACTCCTGCTGAATTTCTGTTTTTTTTACTTGCTCAGAGAGAGCTCCGAGCTGCTCATAGGTTTTATGCAAGCTCGCTTTGTCCTTTGCCCGAATTTCAAAACCTGAATGGAAAATATTCCCGAGGAACCAATCATCAAAAAATGTTATGTTCTGTAATCCGGTATGCGCTATATTCTGACGTATTAGTTCTGTATAAAGTTTCTGAATCAGCGTATTTTTTAGATCTTCTGTTTTTTTTTGCGTAACTGCTATCCAGTCGATACTCAACGTTTTTTGTTTTCCCTGCTGTATGGAAAATACATTTTGTTTCGGTATCAAAGAAGCATAATCTATTGCGGGATTATTTACAGATTGATGATGTGAAAGAGTAGTGTCTTTAAATAGGCTTATGATCTTTTTTTCTGTGGCGGATGTATTTATATCACCTACAATTACAATATGAGCATTGCCTGTTGTATACCACTTTCTGAAATAACTTTCCAATGATGCTTTGTTTATCTTTCGGATATCAGCTTCTGTACCGCCCGGAAGTTTGTTTCTGAAAACGCTGTTTCCTATTTTTTCATGGTAGAAAGGACCCTCATTTCCTCTGTCCCGAAGCTCTTGAATAATTACATTTTTTTCTTTCTCTATATCATCTTTGCTGACATTGCTGAACAAATCTGAGAAAATATTTTTTCTGAATATCTCCAGACACATTCCAATATTTTCGGTTGTATTGGGCACTGAAATTTTATAAATTGTAGATTCATAATGGGTAGAAGCATTAAAGTCTCTTTCCAGTTTTACGCCCAGTTTTTCCAGATTTCCGAACAGGGATTTCTTGAATACCAGATGTTCCAGAAAATGGGCACCACCTGCCTGCTCCGGAGTTTCCATAAGACTTCCTGCGCTTATAATTAATCTGATCTCTGCACGGGAATTGTCATTTACCGGATGAATAATATAATGAAGTCCGCTTTCATTAATTTTCTTGTCTATAACCGGGAAGTTATCCGGAAGTATAGTCTGGGCTTCTGATGTGATAAAACCCAATAAACTCGTTACTAATAAAATCTGCTTCATTGTACTATATTTTTTCCTTTGTAGATAACATTGGTCAGCATATAATCATCTGAGTTATAAAAGTCCATAGGAAATGAAAAATGCAAAGTATTATCCTTTTTGTTGATTACCGCTTTTGCAGGTTTCCAGTTGCCTCTTTCATTATCATCCTT is a window encoding:
- a CDS encoding insulinase family protein yields the protein MKQILLVTSLLGFITSEAQTILPDNFPVIDKKINESGLHYIIHPVNDNSRAEIRLIISAGSLMETPEQAGGAHFLEHLVFKKSLFGNLEKLGVKLERDFNASTHYESTIYKISVPNTTENIGMCLEIFRKNIFSDLFSNVSKDDIEKEKNVIIQELRDRGNEGPFYHEKIGNSVFRNKLPGGTEADIRKINKASLESYFRKWYTTGNAHIVIVGDINTSATEKKIISLFKDTTLSHHQSVNNPAIDYASLIPKQNVFSIQQGKQKTLSIDWIAVTQKKTEDLKNTLIQKLYTELIRQNIAHTGLQNITFFDDWFLGNIFHSGFEIRAKDKASLHKTYEQLGALSEQVKKTEIQQELFDTIKQKVIKNTFTPVPTSAKDIAVYYEDIIGRHKYVLPSESGFLVQKILNELKEEAIRSYSSLLSEEPHFNLIQTPSGLSKITEQELTESFQTGIKSGLKIQYQETAKEEVLKEAPLIHYKIESPKKLFAGVISEKQLNQLNVSLIKLSNGIDVILAPDSKAEKNTIIYYGRGGFSQLSDHKYPFYKDLNYYANQIGIKSYKYNILSDILSQNSISYSSYIGSYSNEIRITAPDENMELAFKLLYHSVYNYVLPIEDFKDDIKQKLLEDDKEEQVSENEYARFQQAEELFLGNYRNTENKNLTKQELKKLDIKKLFAFYDQVFRNTNNRAVLISGNFNIHQTKDLVTKYFGAYKPDHQILQWQSDSSPAILNKDFAPENQTRKDVTLITKSPVIPSAKNIYAIQLAKELLQARFFETARNKYGKVYSPSVSCEYKTYPVPSVSFIVKFRSEKEDIPFLKNLFLNLMKDSADAHALENSKKAFLISMTEKINDPYSKEKEIVQSCIDQLNIEDLENYKSLINSITVDDINTILSSVKSVDAQLIQ
- a CDS encoding hemin-degrading factor, which codes for MNTLVGDLKEKWTQLKAETPHLRIRNAAEQLGVSEADLLVTNIGEGVTVLNPDFAGILTDVEQLGKVMALTRNDECVHERKGTYLNGDFSSPHAQLFVGEDIDLRIFLNSWKHAFAVVEGDKKSLQFFGKDGLALHKIYLTKDSNADAFDTITDKYKADVQNQEFVFEALAPKAAEKPDTDIDVEAFRKEWSELKDTHDFFAMTRKYGVTRTQALRLASDEFVTKIDPKKVVTLLETASERKLPIMVFVGNRGIIQIHTGEVNKVLWYNTWINVMDPDFNLHLDTEKIAEAWVVKKPTEDGLVHAVEVFNKDGEFIAQFFGKRKPGIPELQEWKDLVAELEK
- a CDS encoding class I SAM-dependent methyltransferase; translation: MNTEDLKLLAKNLANPEGEKGIEIAEMMDTTNISMTMESIAALELDDSDRILEIGHGNAGHLKQLLKLADDLNYTGLDISETMRDQALRKNIKFENQSQFFVYDGQNIPFVEQSFDKIFTVNTLYFWKEPQAFLEEIYRVLRNNGTFVLTFGHKDFMSNLPFTQYGFQLYHTEDVEKLIAKSQFVQVKLLQKEEWIPGKTGDGPVKRNYTILTLKK
- a CDS encoding MazG-like protein, which produces MANINFKEIIERSKKIRESYHQLERQNHGSEWTIEEDALAFLTDAGLVGRHTMSQQKRWIAKNTDTELEHKLGECIWWLIILADRMNIDAEEAIGFFLTKTEKLLK
- a CDS encoding ChaN family lipoprotein, with translation MRKLLFAFAMLCISGIKAQQFDAYKFYNKKGKAVKAEKIVKQLSDYDVVLFGELHNNSIVHWLQLKFTEALYQQKNNQLILGAEMFERDNQPQLDRYLSGKLDPKSMKDSVRLWNNYITDYKPLLDFAKAKNLKFIAGNIPRKYASQVAKQGLESLNTLDAKEKTYMAALPVKVTLDTPGYKEMKTMMGDHADDLKVMNFISAQAVKDATMAESIIKNLEPGKTFIHYNGNYHSKEYGGIYWYLKQRNPNLKIAVISVFESETPKLSVPEKDYIPTDFNLIVPADMTKTY
- a CDS encoding heme ABC transporter ATP-binding protein, encoding MIKAHHISYLHKKFHILDGVDVSVEYGEFLAIVGPNGAGKSSLLSVLANEVKQDKKQQILFKGKLISDWGIQEISKHKAKFSQHNSNDIPLQVKDVVMMGRYPYFDGQPKKEDWEAMSKMLLETDIVHLKDRDYNTLSGGEKQRVHLSRVMAQLENEVAHKLLFLDEPLNNLDIKYQYRALESIKNFTKRANSAIVVLHDLNLAAQFADKILLMKNGRVAACGKPNEVFTKERISDTYNFPCSICKNPINDTPMIIFG